TTATAATGACTTAAACTTTCATAGAGTAATTCCAGGTTTCATGGCTCAAGGTGGTTGTCCTAATGGCACAGGTACAGGAGGTCCAGATTGGGCAATTGAATGTGAAACAACAGCTGAGAAACAAGTCCATAAAAAAGGTAGCTTATCAATGGCACATGCGGGGAAAGATACAGGAGGAAGCCAATTCTTTATTTGTTTTGTACCTTGTCCTCATTTAGATGGAGGTCATACTGTTTTTGGCGAAATTGAAGAAGGAGATGAAGAAAGCTTTATTTCTTTAGATTCTGTTAGTCAAAATGATAAAATAATTTCAATAGAAATATTAGAAAATAAAAACTAAGAAATTCACATAACAAAGGGAAAAGGTCAGTTGAGAAACTGGCCTTTTTTTTTAATAAAAAATATACAATAAAATACCTATAAATAAGTAGGAAAAATGAAAAAACTAATACTACTAACAATCCTGATAATAAAACCTCAAATAATAAACGCAAATACAAACTATAAACCAGATTATTATACGAAAGAAGGATATTGTGTAGTAAATACAATAAATAAAAGATATGAA
This window of the Arcobacter sp. LA11 genome carries:
- a CDS encoding peptidylprolyl isomerase, producing the protein MFGFSKELKKYDYSQEELSKFQYAKVTTENGVIWLKLFNKETPNTVSNFATLANDGFYNDLNFHRVIPGFMAQGGCPNGTGTGGPDWAIECETTAEKQVHKKGSLSMAHAGKDTGGSQFFICFVPCPHLDGGHTVFGEIEEGDEESFISLDSVSQNDKIISIEILENKN